A portion of the Lolium rigidum isolate FL_2022 chromosome 1, APGP_CSIRO_Lrig_0.1, whole genome shotgun sequence genome contains these proteins:
- the LOC124669662 gene encoding annexin D5-like — protein MASLSVPPVLTSPRNDAIALHRAFRGFGCDSTTVISILAHRDSTQRALIMQEYRAMYRQDLYHRLSTELSGHHKKAMLLWVLDPVGRDATILNQALNSEITDLRGATEVICSRTPSQLQVMKQTYRALFGCYLEHDITERTYGDHQKLLLAYLGVPRYEGPQVDPSAAAYDARELYRAGERRLGTNERTFIRIFSERSWAHMASVAAAYQHMFTRSLEKAVKSETSGNFEFGLLTILRCAQSPAGYFAKVLHKAMKGLGTSDTALIRVVVTRTEIDMQYIKAEYHKKYKRSLADAIHSETSGNYRTFLLSLVGRDRY, from the exons ATGGCGAGCCTGAGCGTGCCTCCGGTGCTCACGTCCCCGCGCAACGACGCCATCGCCCTCCACAGGGCCTTCAGAGGGTTCGGCTGCGACAGCACGACGGTGATCAGCATCCTGGCGCACCGCGACTCCACGCAGCGCGCGCTCATCATGCAGGAGTACCGGGCGATGTACCGGCAGGACCTCTACCACCGCCTGTCGACGGAGCTCAGCGGGCACCACAAGAAGGCGATGCTGCTGTGGGTGCTGGACCCCGTGGGCCGCGACGCCACCATTCTGAACCAGGCCCTCAACAGCGAGATCACCGACCTGAGGGGCGCCACGGAGGTGATCTGCTCCAGGACGCCGTCGCAGCTGCAGGTCATGAAGCAGACCTACCGCGCGCTCTTCGGATGCTACCTCGAGCATGACATCACCGAGCGCACCTACGGCGATCATCAGAAG CTCTTGCTGGCGTACCTGGGAGTCCCACGCTACGAAGGCCCGCAGGTGGATCCTTCGGCGGCAGCGTACGACGCGAGGGAGCTGTACAGAGCCGGCGAGAGGAGGCTGGGCACCAACGAGCGGACCTTCATCCGCATCTTCAGCGAGCGCAGCTGGGCTCACATGgcgtccgtcgccgccgcctaccAGCACATGTTCACCCGCTCCCTCGAGAAG GCTGTGAAGAGCGAGACGTCGGGCAACTTCGAGTTCGGGTTGCTCACCATCCTCAGGTGCGCCCAGAGCCCGGCGGGGTACTTCGCCAAGGTGCTGCACAAGGCCATGAAAGGGCTGGGCACCAGTGACACGGCGCTGATACGGGTGGTGGTGACAAGGACGGAGATCGACATGCAGTACATCAAGGCGGAGTACCACAAGAAGTACAAGAGGTCGCTGGCCGACGCCATCCACTCCGAGACCTCTGGCAACTACCGGACCTTCCTCCTCTCGCTCGTCGGCCGAGACCGTTACTAG
- the LOC124685082 gene encoding annexin D5-like, with protein sequence MASLSVPPVLTSPRNDAVALHRAFKGFGCDTTTVTNILAHRDCTHRALIMQEYRALYRQDLYHRLSTELTGNHKKAMLLWILDPAGRDATIVNQALNGEITDLRAATEVICSRTPSQLQIMKQTYRAKFGCYLEHDITERTFGDHQKLLLAYVGIPRYEGPEVDPSAAASDARELHRAGEKRLGTDERTFIRIFSERSWAHMASVAAAYQHMFAQSLEKAVKSETSLNFEFGLLTILRCAQSPAGYFAKVLHKAMKGLGTSDTALIRVVVTRTEIDMQYIKAEYHKKYKRSLADAIHAETSGNYRTFLLSLVGRDRY encoded by the exons ATGGCGAGCTTGAGCGTGCCTCCGGTGCTCACCTCCCCGCGTAATGACGCCGTTGCCCTCCACAGGGCATTCAAAG GGTTTGGTTGCGACACCACGACGGTAACCAACATACTCGCTCACCGCGACTGCACCCACCGCGCGCTCATCATGCAGGAGTACCGTGCGCTGTACCGCCAGGATCTCTACCACCGCCTGTCGACCGAGCTCACCGGAAACCACAAG AAGGCGATGCTGCTTTGGATCCTGGATCCCGCGGGCCGCGACGCGACCATAGTGAACCAGGCCCTCAACGGGGAGATCACCGACCTGAGGGCCGCCACCGAGGTGATCTGCTCCAGGACGCCGTCGCAGCTGCAGATCATGAAGCAGACCTACCGTGCCAAGTTCGGTTGCTACCTCGAGCATGACATCACCGAACGCACCTTCGGCGATCACCAGAAG CTTTTGCTTGCGTACGTGGGTATCCCGCGCTACGAGGGCCCGGAGGTCGATCCTTCGGCGGCAGCGTCCGACGCGAGGGAGTTGCACAGAGCTGGGGAGAAGAGGCTGGGCACCGACGAGCGGACCTTCATCCGCATCTTCAGCGAGCGCAGCTGGGCGCACATGgcgtccgtcgccgccgcctaccAGCATATGTTCGCCCAGTCCCTGGAGAAG GCCGTTAAGAGCGAAACGTCACTGAACTTCGAGTTCGGTCTGCTGACCATCCTTAGGTGCGCCCAGAGCCCGGCGGGGTACTTCGCCAAGGTGCTGCACAAGGCCATGAAGGGGCTGGGCACCAGCGACACGGCGCTGATACGGGTGGTGGTGACCAGGACGGAGATCGACATGCAGTACATCAAGGCGGAGTACCATAAGAAGTACAAGAGGTCGCTAGCCGACGCCATCCACGCCGAGACGTCCGGCAACTACCGGACCTTCCTCCTCTCACTCGTCGGCCGCGATCGTTATTAG
- the LOC124685081 gene encoding uncharacterized protein LOC124685081: MAESGESATKMANGEVSDGRAVDVSGEDTLPGVLRSFVDGVWSPGADGDPLLRRLRTASCESAPRLREASKNSARDLLAWTKQGSGLRAILVISVGTITLIALTGLLVFMSFLLVATANAIVVSVLMSLAAAGGFLALFFACLVAVYVGAVSVAIFVISATVISAIVAVMVATGWIGFFWTIWFAARKSMDLTKHSIGMTTSAMQSYSASRHVREKPAE; the protein is encoded by the exons ATGGCCGAATCCGGCGAGTCGGCCACCAAGATGGCCAACGGCGAGGTCTCCGACGGCCGCGCGGTGGACGTCTCCGGCGAGGACACGCTCCCCGGGGTGCTCCGCAGCTTCGTCGACGGCGTCTGGTCGCCCGGCGCCGACGGGGACCCGCTGCTGCGGCGCCTCCGGACGGCGTCCTGCGAGAGCGCGCCGCGGCTGCGGGAGGCCTCCAAGAACTCGGCGCGCGACCTGCTCGCCTGGACCAAGCAGGGCAGCGGCCTCCGCGCTATCCTCGTCATCTCG GTTGGAACGATTACGCTGATAGCACTGACTGGCCTGCTGGTCTTCATGTCCTTCCTGCTGGTTGCAACCGCTAATGCCATCGTTGTTTCAGTCCTTATGTCCCTGGCGGCTGCTGGAGGATTCTTGGCTCTATTCTTTGCTTGCTTAGTTGCAGTGTATGTCGGAGCAGTATCAGTTGCTATATTCGTCATTTCGGCCACGGTTATCTCGGCAATTGTTGCAGTCATGGTTGCTACTG GTTGGATTGGATTCTTTTGGACGATATGGTTTGCTGCAAGGAAGAGCATGGACCTTACCAAGCACTCCATCGGCATGACAACTTCGGCTATGCAATCATATTCAGCTTCTCGGCATGTGAGAGAGAAGCCCGCAGAATGA